In Crassostrea angulata isolate pt1a10 chromosome 4, ASM2561291v2, whole genome shotgun sequence, one genomic interval encodes:
- the LOC128181876 gene encoding leukocyte elastase inhibitor-like produces MESAVTNFSFKLYRVLCEGGGNLFMSPYSVSAALMLTMLGAKGESEEQIKQVLGVAGVPNPHQAYQKLHATLTGKSKDGAMLAIANRIFSKLGLEIKESYKKESLDYYNSEIELLDFVGNHEGSRTRINTWVEDQTNNKIKDLIPEGGINSLSLIVLTNAIYFKGDWENAFKASNTKSEPFRISETESGTVEMMNMEKEKWLIGMSKSLGCQVLDLPYKGGQLSMLIILPNKVDGLSSLESSLSADTFRELTKEMYREDVIVSIPKFKLESSFQLDKVLGGMGITDIFSRKADFGAMMKNPPDGTHVSDVIHKAFVEVNEESTEAAATTAVMMELYGMPPEPKVFKADHPFLFLIRDNSTGTILFIGRFLKPTN; encoded by the coding sequence ATGGAGAGTGCAGTCACAAACTTCTCTTTTAAACTTTATCGAGTTCTATGCGAAGGGGGTGGGAATCTGTTTATGTCACCCTACAGTGTATCGGCGGCTCTTATGTTAACGATGTTGGGCGCCAAAGGGGAATCCGAGGAGCAGATAAAACAGGTATTGGGAGTAGCTGGAGTTCCTAACCCGCACCAAGCGTATCAAAAGCTACACGCCACCCTGACGGGAAAGTCCAAGGACGGGGCAATGCTCGCAATAGCCAACCGGATATTTTCCAAACTCGGTCTGGAGATAAAAGAGTCGTATAAAAAGGAATCGCTGGACTATTACAACAGTGAAATTGAATTGTTAGATTTTGTGGGAAACCACGAAGGGTCGAGAACTCGAATCAACACCTGGGTTGAGGACCAGaccaacaataaaatcaaggaTTTGATTCCAGAGGGAGGAATTAACTCCctttctttaattgttttaacCAATGCTATTTACTTCAAAGGGGATTGGGAAAATGCATTCAAGGCCTCGAATACAAAGAGCGAACCATTTCGAATATCCGAGACAGAGTCGGGCACGGTTGAAATGATGAATATGGAAAAGGAAAAGTGGCTTATTGGTATGTCCAAATCACTGGGTTGCCAAGTTCTGGATCTTCCATACAAAGGGGGACAACTGAGTATGCTAATTATTCTTCCGAACAAGGTTGACGGGTTGTCGTCATTGGAATCAAGCTTGTCGGCTGACACGTTTCGGGAACTAACAAAGGAAATGTACCGTGAGGATGTCATTGTATCCATACCGAAATTCAAACTAGAAAGCTCGTTTCAACTGGATAAAGTTCTTGGTGGGATGGGAATCACCGATATCTTTTCCAGAAAAGCCGACTTCGGCGCCATGATGAAAAACCCGCCAGATGGCACTCATGTATCTGACGTCATTCACAAAGCGTTTGTTGAGGTCAACGAGGAGAGCACGGAAGCTGCCGCTACTACAGCAGTAATGATGGAGCTGTATGGCATGCCGCCAGAACCAAAAGTATTTAAAGCGGACCACCCCTTCCTCTTCCTGATCAGAGACAATTCGACCGGAACTATATTGTTTATCGGTCGCTTCTTGAAACCAACCAACTAA
- the LOC128182430 gene encoding uncharacterized protein LOC128182430 produces MGKNTGAFVLLFSLAVLHGASSWLFSKKTANCQPVGKPFYFGKTNIWCMSLFPRRVSRSVHRNPFGISHRWIWYDGYYLEFGTRPHASVVIRNTHPMVGDFCPIKPEKNPAGFSVLPVECIIGCARNYERVFGKFSKTKNNCHMFTNRMADILCHNTVCPNWCMA; encoded by the exons ATGGGGAAAAACACCGGTGCATTT GTGTTGTTGTTTTCCTTAGCCGTCCTTCACGGCGCCTCTTCGTGGCTTTTCTCAAAGAAGACAGCTAACTGCCAACCCGTGGGAA agCCATTTTATTTCGGAAAAACAAATATATGGTGCATGTCGTTATTCCCGCGCAGGGTCTCGCGATCGGTACATCGCAACCCATTTGGAATATCCCATCGATGGATCTGGTATGACGGATATTACTTAGAGTTTGGGACCCGGCCCCATGCCAGCGTCGTCATCAGAAACACTCATCCAATGGTCGGAGACTTCTGTCCAATCAAGCCAGAGAAAAATCCAGCGGGATTCAGTGTTCTTCCGGTAGAATGCATCATTGGATGCGCACGCAACTACGAAAGAGTCTTTGGGAAATTTAGCAAAACTAAAAATAACTGTCACATGTTTACAAACAGAATGGCGGATATCCTTTGTCACAACACAGTGTGTCCTAATTGGTGTATGGCGTAA
- the LOC128181877 gene encoding uncharacterized protein LOC128181877: MKTPYRLCVFLPVIRLLHSTPVSRVLRTDCRHGGVSTKPFYIGTTHLQCMLKTGINMALSPPLNGRKRRALQVPEIDMSHSYLSYENVLLEFGLNGTRIEYQGYPMFSESCPSAYLPVPAGFSYLSVDCIVKCAKNYHIQFGNYKIFSNNCNTFTNIMSTILCHEIRCPYWCR, from the exons ATGAAG ACTCCGTATCGTCTATGCGTCTTTCTACCTGTCATCAGACTCCTTCATAGCACACCTGTCTCACGGGTGCTGAGAACCGACTGCAGGCACGGAGGAG TGTCAACAAAACCGTTTTATATAGGAACGACCCACTTACAGTGTATGCTGAAAACTGGTATAAACATGGCACTAAGTCCCCCCTTAAACGGAAGAAAACGAAGAGCTCTTCAAGTTCCGGAGATAGATATGTCACATTCTTATCTGTCATACGAAAACGTGCTACTGGAATTTGGACTCAATGGTACGCGGATCGAGTACCAGGGTTATCCTATGTTTTCTGAGAGTTGTCCGTCGGCATATTTGCCTGTTCCAGCTGGGTTCTCTTATCTTTCTGTTGACTGCATAGTCAAGTGTGCAAAGAATTATCATATACAATTTGGAAATTACAAAATCTTCAGCAATAACTGTAATACATTCACCAATATAATGTCGACCATTTTGTGCCATGAAATCCGCTGTCCTTACTGGTGTAGATAA
- the LOC128181875 gene encoding leukocyte elastase inhibitor-like yields the protein MESAVTDFSFKLYQVLCEGGENLFMSPYSVSAALMLTMLGAKGESEEQIKQVLGVAGVPNPHQAYQKLHATLTGKSKDGAKLAIANRIFSKLGLEIKESYKKESLDYYNSEIELLDFVGNPEESRTRINTWVEDQTNNKIKDLIPEGGINSLSLIVLTNAIYFKGDWENAFKASNTKSELFRVSETESGTVEMMNMKKEKWLIGMSKSLGCQVLDLPYKGGELSMLIVLPNKVDGLSSLESNLSADTFRELTKEMYREDVIVSIPKFKLESSFQLDKVLGGMGITDIFSRKADFGGMMENPPDGTYVSDVIHKAFVEVNEEGTEAAAATAVMMRLMCMPLEPIVFKADHPFLFLIRENSTGTVLFIGRFLKPTN from the coding sequence ATGGAGAGTGCAGTCACGGACTTCTCTTTTAAACTCTATCAAGTTCTATGCGAAGGGGGTGAGAATCTGTTTATGTCACCGTACAGTGTATCGGCGGCTCTTATGTTAACGATGTTGGGCGCCAAAGGGGAATCCGAGGAGCAGATAAAACAGGTATTGGGAGTAGCGGGGGTTCCTAACCCGCACCAGGCGTATCAGAAGCTACACGCCACCCTGACAGGAAAGTCCAAGGACGGAGCAAAGCTCGCCATAGCCAACCGGATATTTTCCAAACTCGGTCTGGAGATTAAAGAGTCGTATAAAAAGGAATCGCTGGACTATTACAACAGTGAAATAGAATTGTTGGATTTTGTGGGAAACCCGGAAGAGTCGAGAACTCGAATCAACACCTGGGTTGAGGACCAGaccaacaataaaatcaaggaTTTGATTCCAGAGGGAGGGATTAATTCCCTTTCGTTAATTGTTTTAACCAATGCTATTTACTTCAAAGGGGATTGGGAAAATGCATTCAAGGCCTCGAATACAAAGAGCGAACTATTTCGAGTATCCGAGACAGAGTCGGGCACGGTTGAAATGATGAATATGAAAAAGGAAAAGTGGCTAATTGGTATGTCCAAATCACTGGGTTGCCAAGTTCTGGATCTTCCATACAAAGGGGGAGAACTAAGTATGCTAATCGTTCTTCCGAACAAGGTTGACGGATTGTCGTCATTGGAATCAAACTTGTCGGCTGACACGTTTCGGGAACTAACAAAGGAAATGTACCGCGAGGATGTCATTGTCTCCATACCGAAATTCAAACTAGAAAGCTCGTTTCAACTGGATAAAGTTCTTGGTGGGATGGGAATCACCGATATCTTTTCCAGAAAAGCCGACTTTGGCGGCATGATGGAAAACCCGCCAGATGGCACTTATGTATCCGACGTCATTCACAAAGCGTTTGTTGAGGTCAACGAGGAGGGCACGGAAGCCGCCGCTGCTACAGCAGTAATGATGAGACTGATGTGCATGCCGCTAGAACCAATAGTATTTAAAGCGGACCACCCCTTCCTTTTCCTGATCAGAGAAAATTCGACCGGAACTGTATTGTTTATCGGTCGCTTCTTGAAACCAACCAACTAA